From a single Clostridium isatidis genomic region:
- a CDS encoding acetyl-CoA carboxylase carboxyltransferase subunit alpha, producing MVKKVKAWDRLTIARMIERPTTLDYIGKIFSNFFELHGDRYFRDDKSIVGGIATLNTKPVTVIGIQKGKNLKENIERNFGCPNPDGYRKALRLMKQAEKFNRPIICFINTSGAYCGVEAEERGQGEAIARNLIEMARIKVPIISIIIGEGGSGGALALACGDRVWMLENSVYSILSPEGFASILFKDPSKSQEVAEIMGITSYELLEKGVIEKIIKEPKGGAHKNINLVAASIKEELIKELKILESKTKEELLEERYKRFRKFS from the coding sequence GTGGTTAAAAAGGTAAAAGCTTGGGATAGATTAACAATAGCAAGAATGATAGAAAGACCAACTACACTTGATTATATAGGAAAAATATTTTCAAATTTCTTTGAGTTACATGGAGATAGGTATTTTAGAGACGATAAATCTATTGTAGGGGGTATAGCTACCTTAAATACTAAGCCGGTAACTGTAATAGGAATACAAAAAGGAAAAAATCTTAAAGAAAATATTGAAAGAAACTTTGGCTGTCCAAATCCTGATGGGTATAGGAAAGCATTGCGATTAATGAAGCAGGCAGAAAAATTTAATAGGCCTATTATATGCTTTATTAATACATCTGGAGCTTATTGTGGCGTTGAAGCAGAAGAAAGAGGACAGGGAGAAGCTATTGCAAGAAATTTAATTGAAATGGCAAGAATAAAAGTTCCTATAATTTCAATAATAATAGGAGAAGGTGGAAGTGGTGGTGCATTAGCTTTAGCTTGTGGTGATAGAGTTTGGATGCTTGAAAATTCAGTTTATTCCATTCTTTCTCCAGAAGGTTTTGCATCCATTTTATTTAAAGATCCTTCAAAGTCTCAAGAGGTTGCAGAAATTATGGGAATTACATCTTATGAGCTTTTAGAAAAAGGTGTAATAGAAAAAATAATAAAGGAACCGAAGGGTGGAGCTCATAAAAATATAAATTTAGTTGCAGCATCTATAAAAGAAGAATTAATTAAGGAGTTAAAAATACTAGAAAGTAAAACAAAAGAGGAGCTTTTAGAAGAAAGATATAAAAGATTTAGGAAATTCTCTTAG
- a CDS encoding acetyl-CoA carboxylase biotin carboxylase subunit: MIRKVLIANRGEIAVRIIRACKELGIKTVAIYSEADKDALHTQLADEAICVGKPKSKDSYLNISNIISAAVITKCNAIHPGFGFLSENDEFAAICEECNIKFIGPKSETISLMGDKARAREIMKNADVPVIPGSDGVIKSIDDAYKEAKKIGYPVMIKAALGGGGKGIRIVNNEDELEKAFFTAKSEAKTNFGDDSIYIEKFIENPRHIEFQILGDEFGNIIHLGERDCTIQRKNQKVLEEAPSPILNEELRREMGRVAINAAKAVNYINAGTIEFLVDKYNNFYFMEMNTRIQVEHPITEMVTSIDIVKEQINIANGGRLSVAQEDIEIKGHAIECRINAENPYKGFIPSPGKINLLNLPGGNGIRVDTAVYQGYVIPPTYDSMIAKLITYGKTRNEAVNKMLRALEEFVVDGIESNIEFQIEILNNEKFRLGNYDTSFISKEYNL, encoded by the coding sequence ATGATTAGAAAGGTTTTAATAGCTAATAGAGGGGAAATAGCTGTAAGAATTATTAGAGCTTGTAAAGAATTAGGAATAAAAACTGTTGCTATTTACTCAGAAGCTGATAAGGATGCTTTGCATACTCAGCTTGCAGATGAAGCTATTTGTGTTGGTAAGCCTAAATCAAAAGATTCATACTTAAATATAAGTAATATTATAAGTGCAGCAGTAATAACAAAATGTAATGCGATTCATCCCGGTTTTGGTTTTTTATCTGAAAATGATGAATTTGCAGCTATTTGTGAGGAATGTAATATTAAGTTTATAGGTCCTAAAAGCGAAACAATAAGCCTCATGGGAGATAAAGCAAGAGCAAGAGAAATAATGAAGAATGCAGATGTTCCTGTAATTCCAGGAAGTGATGGTGTTATTAAATCTATTGATGATGCATATAAGGAGGCTAAAAAAATTGGTTATCCTGTAATGATAAAAGCTGCTTTAGGCGGAGGCGGTAAAGGTATAAGAATAGTCAATAATGAAGATGAATTAGAAAAAGCATTTTTTACTGCAAAATCAGAAGCAAAAACAAACTTTGGGGATGATTCAATATACATTGAAAAATTTATAGAAAATCCACGTCATATAGAGTTTCAAATTTTAGGTGATGAGTTTGGAAATATTATTCATCTTGGAGAGAGAGATTGTACTATTCAAAGAAAAAATCAAAAGGTTTTAGAAGAAGCTCCTTCACCTATATTAAATGAAGAGTTAAGAAGAGAAATGGGAAGAGTAGCTATTAATGCAGCTAAAGCTGTTAACTATATAAATGCAGGAACGATTGAATTTTTAGTAGACAAATATAATAATTTTTATTTCATGGAAATGAATACAAGAATTCAAGTTGAACATCCTATAACAGAAATGGTTACTTCTATTGATATTGTAAAAGAACAGATAAATATTGCAAATGGAGGAAGATTATCTGTAGCACAAGAGGATATTGAAATTAAGGGGCATGCCATTGAATGTAGAATTAATGCTGAAAATCCTTATAAGGGATTTATTCCATCACCGGGAAAAATTAATTTGTTAAATTTACCTGGAGGTAATGGAATAAGGGTAGATACGGCTGTTTATCAGGGGTATGTAATACCTCCAACTTATGATTCTATGATTGCCAAATTAATAACCTATGGTAAGACTAGAAATGAGGCTGTTAATAAAATGCTTAGAGCATTAGAGGAATTTGTTGTTGATGGAATTGAAAGTAATATAGAGTTTCAAATTGAAATATTAAATAATGAAAAATTTCGCTTAGGAAACTATGATACTAGTTTTATAAGCAAAGAATATAATTTATAG
- a CDS encoding deoxycytidylate deaminase: MKRTDYISWDEYFMGVAILAGKRSKDPSTQVGACIVDNDNKILSQGYNGLPIGCSDDEFPWDREGDALETKYPYVVHAELNAILNSRGSYLHGAKIYVALFPCNECAKAIIQAGIKEVIYLSDKYADTAPVKASKRMFKAAGVKMTKLEPKLKNINISFDINDI; the protein is encoded by the coding sequence TTGAAAAGAACCGATTATATATCATGGGATGAATACTTTATGGGGGTTGCTATATTAGCAGGTAAGAGAAGTAAGGATCCTAGTACTCAAGTTGGTGCCTGTATAGTAGATAATGATAATAAAATATTGAGTCAGGGTTATAATGGATTGCCAATAGGCTGCTCTGATGATGAGTTCCCATGGGATAGGGAAGGAGACGCTTTGGAAACAAAATATCCTTATGTAGTCCATGCTGAACTTAATGCTATTTTAAATAGCAGAGGTTCTTATTTACATGGAGCAAAAATTTATGTAGCTTTATTTCCATGCAATGAATGTGCAAAAGCAATAATACAAGCCGGCATTAAAGAAGTAATTTATTTATCTGATAAATATGCAGATACTGCTCCTGTTAAAGCATCTAAAAGAATGTTTAAGGCTGCTGGAGTAAAAATGACAAAATTAGAACCTAAGTTAAAAAATATAAATATATCTTTTGATATAAATGATATTTAA
- a CDS encoding deoxynucleoside kinase: MLIVVGGMIGLGKSSVAEILGKHFNSDVFYESVEGNPILPLFYSSDEEEVLKNRYPFLLQLYFLNTRFKSIKEALVNDNNVLDRSIYEDWYFAKKNQDLGRISDLEMSIYEGLLDNMLEELDELPKKSPDIMIYLKGSFETVLKRIALRGREFEIDDSLRDYYYFLWKDYDDWVNNCYKASDVLIIDMDKMDVVNREEDRIRLIELVEAKLKEVRQAE, from the coding sequence ATGTTGATAGTTGTTGGTGGCATGATTGGATTAGGAAAAAGTTCTGTTGCAGAAATATTAGGTAAGCACTTTAATTCAGATGTTTTCTATGAGAGTGTAGAAGGGAACCCAATTCTACCATTGTTTTATAGTTCTGATGAAGAGGAAGTTCTTAAAAATAGATATCCATTTTTATTACAATTATATTTCTTAAATACAAGATTTAAAAGTATTAAAGAAGCATTAGTAAATGATAATAATGTATTAGATAGATCTATTTATGAAGATTGGTATTTTGCAAAGAAGAATCAAGACTTAGGTAGAATAAGTGATTTAGAAATGAGTATATACGAAGGTTTACTAGATAATATGTTAGAAGAATTAGATGAATTGCCTAAAAAATCACCTGATATAATGATATATTTAAAGGGATCTTTTGAAACAGTATTAAAAAGAATTGCTTTAAGAGGAAGAGAATTTGAAATTGATGATAGTTTAAGAGATTATTATTACTTCTTATGGAAGGATTACGATGATTGGGTTAATAACTGTTATAAGGCATCAGATGTCCTTATTATAGATATGGACAAGATGGATGTTGTAAATAGAGAAGAAGATAGAATAAGACTTATAGAGTTAGTTGAAGCAAAATTAAAAGAAGTAAGACAAGCTGAATAA
- a CDS encoding zinc-ribbon domain-containing protein, with translation MEDKKIICKDCGKEFIFTVGEQEFYKEKGFDNDPVRCLDCRRARKAQNNRR, from the coding sequence ATGGAAGATAAGAAAATAATTTGCAAAGATTGTGGAAAGGAATTTATATTCACAGTTGGAGAACAAGAATTTTATAAAGAAAAAGGATTTGATAATGATCCTGTAAGATGCTTAGATTGTAGAAGAGCAAGAAAAGCTCAAAATAATAGAAGATAG
- a CDS encoding zinc-ribbon domain-containing protein, which produces MEDKKIICKDCGKEFIFTVGEQEFYKEKGFDNDPVRCFECRKARKAQNNRR; this is translated from the coding sequence ATGGAAGATAAGAAAATAATTTGTAAAGATTGTGGAAAAGAATTTATATTCACAGTTGGAGAACAAGAATTTTACAAAGAAAAAGGATTTGACAATGATCCTGTAAGATGCTTTGAATGTAGAAAAGCAAGAAAAGCTCAAAATAACAGAAGATAG
- a CDS encoding SPFH domain-containing protein: MDLIKTIILGFVILLVLIIILSSIKIVNTGYLYVVERFGQYYKTLEPGWHVLIPFVDFVRKKVSTKQQILDVQPQTVITKDNVRISVDNVIFYKLLNAKDAVYNIEDYRSGIIYSATTNMRNIIGNMTLDEVLSGRDRINQDLLSIIDEVTDAYGIKILSVEIKNIIPPAEIQDAMEKQMKAERDKRAMILQAEGLRQSQIEKAEGEKRAKILEAEAEKEANIRRAEGLKESQLLEAEGKAKAIEQIAIAEAEAIRKVNKAIIESGTNETVIALKQVEALKEMANNPANKLILPNETLSSLGSIAAIGDMLKDKK, translated from the coding sequence ATGGATTTAATTAAAACTATTATTTTAGGATTTGTAATATTATTAGTATTAATAATAATATTATCTTCAATTAAAATTGTTAATACAGGATACCTATATGTAGTGGAAAGATTCGGACAATATTATAAAACTTTAGAACCAGGATGGCACGTCTTAATTCCTTTTGTTGACTTTGTAAGAAAAAAAGTTTCTACAAAACAACAAATTTTAGATGTACAGCCTCAAACTGTTATTACAAAGGATAATGTTAGAATTTCAGTTGACAATGTTATTTTCTATAAATTGCTTAACGCAAAAGATGCAGTTTATAATATAGAAGATTATAGATCTGGTATTATTTATTCTGCAACAACTAATATGAGAAATATTATAGGTAATATGACATTAGATGAAGTTTTATCTGGAAGAGATAGAATAAACCAAGATCTTTTAAGTATAATAGATGAAGTAACCGATGCTTATGGAATAAAAATCTTATCAGTAGAAATAAAAAATATTATACCTCCAGCGGAAATTCAAGATGCCATGGAAAAGCAAATGAAGGCTGAAAGAGATAAGAGAGCTATGATACTTCAAGCAGAAGGGTTAAGACAGTCACAAATAGAAAAGGCTGAAGGTGAAAAAAGAGCCAAAATTCTTGAAGCTGAAGCAGAAAAAGAAGCCAATATTAGAAGGGCAGAAGGTTTAAAGGAATCTCAATTATTAGAAGCTGAAGGTAAGGCAAAAGCTATAGAGCAAATAGCAATTGCAGAAGCAGAAGCCATTAGAAAAGTAAATAAAGCAATCATAGAATCTGGTACAAATGAAACTGTTATTGCTTTAAAACAGGTTGAAGCATTAAAAGAAATGGCTAATAATCCTGCTAACAAACTTATACTTCCAAATGAAACTTTATCTTCTTTAGGAAGCATAGCTGCTATTGGGGATATGTTAAAAGATAAAAAATAA
- the accD gene encoding acetyl-CoA carboxylase, carboxyltransferase subunit beta, translating into MQIFKKKQYGVINLPKEEEKDIPVVPEGSWVKCNKCGKILYKKSLEENLNVCTNCNHYFRLGSYERLALICDKGSFKEFNKDMATKNPMNFPNYEEKIKANQEKSGNMEAVVTGECEIGGNRAIIAVMDSNFLMGSMGTVVGEKITLAVEESTRRKLPIIIFTASGGARMQEGILSLMQMAKISSALAKHNEEGLLYISVLTDPTTGGVTASFAMLGDIILSEPKALIGFAGRRVIEGTIKEKLPEDFQSAEFLLEHGFVDNIIERKDLKTVLSTLLKLHKSKEV; encoded by the coding sequence ATGCAGATTTTCAAGAAAAAACAATATGGTGTAATAAATTTACCTAAAGAGGAAGAAAAAGATATACCAGTAGTACCAGAAGGTTCTTGGGTAAAATGTAATAAGTGCGGGAAAATTTTATATAAAAAGTCTTTAGAAGAAAACCTTAATGTATGCACTAATTGCAATCATTATTTTAGGTTAGGAAGTTACGAAAGATTAGCTTTAATTTGTGATAAGGGAAGCTTTAAAGAATTTAATAAAGATATGGCAACAAAGAATCCAATGAATTTTCCAAACTATGAAGAAAAAATTAAAGCTAATCAAGAAAAGAGTGGAAACATGGAAGCAGTTGTAACTGGTGAATGTGAAATTGGAGGAAATAGAGCAATTATTGCAGTTATGGACTCAAACTTTCTAATGGGAAGTATGGGTACGGTTGTAGGAGAAAAAATTACTTTAGCAGTAGAAGAATCTACAAGGAGAAAGCTGCCAATAATTATTTTTACAGCTTCTGGTGGGGCTAGAATGCAGGAAGGAATATTATCTTTAATGCAGATGGCTAAAATAAGTAGTGCTTTAGCTAAGCATAATGAAGAAGGATTATTATATATATCAGTTTTAACTGATCCAACTACTGGTGGAGTTACAGCAAGTTTTGCAATGCTTGGAGATATTATTCTTTCTGAGCCAAAGGCTTTAATAGGTTTTGCAGGAAGAAGAGTAATAGAGGGAACTATAAAGGAAAAGCTTCCAGAAGATTTTCAAAGTGCAGAGTTTTTACTTGAGCATGGCTTTGTGGATAATATTATAGAAAGAAAAGATTTAAAAACGGTTCTTTCAACTTTATTAAAACTTCATAAAAGTAAGGAGGTGTAG
- a CDS encoding biotin--[acetyl-CoA-carboxylase] ligase, with product MKLEFNRLFPSINFIFFDEIDSTNNYCKYIAEQGFSKTTVIVSDAQTAGRGTKGRNFYSPKGTGLWFSILLKPSIPINELSFLTLLTSVALNDTLKAFSINTAIKWPNDIILNDRKLSGILIESKINNNKLLEYVIIGIGINVNLNKEDFSDELKEKAISLKIATGKEYDRYKILKLFIFNFENYFNKFIDGNKKFILNKYKANSFVLNKKVNLKYKDKTKIVIPIDILEDGALLVKDQNSNIEKIVSGEISLRVLF from the coding sequence ATGAAATTAGAATTTAATAGATTATTTCCTAGTATTAATTTTATTTTTTTTGATGAAATAGACTCTACTAATAATTATTGCAAATATATAGCTGAACAAGGTTTTTCTAAAACAACTGTTATAGTAAGCGATGCTCAAACAGCTGGTAGGGGTACAAAAGGTAGAAACTTTTATTCTCCAAAAGGAACAGGCCTTTGGTTTTCAATCTTATTAAAACCTTCTATCCCCATAAATGAATTAAGTTTTTTAACCTTATTAACTTCTGTAGCTTTAAATGATACCTTAAAAGCCTTCTCTATAAATACAGCTATAAAATGGCCAAATGATATTATACTTAATGATAGAAAACTTTCTGGTATATTAATTGAATCTAAAATTAATAATAATAAATTATTAGAATATGTTATAATCGGAATTGGTATAAATGTAAATTTAAACAAAGAAGATTTTAGTGATGAATTAAAAGAAAAAGCCATTTCTCTTAAAATAGCAACTGGTAAAGAATATGATAGATATAAAATATTAAAATTATTTATTTTTAATTTTGAAAATTATTTTAATAAATTTATAGATGGAAATAAAAAGTTTATTTTAAATAAATATAAGGCTAACTCCTTTGTATTAAACAAAAAAGTTAACCTTAAATATAAGGATAAAACAAAGATTGTTATTCCTATCGATATTTTAGAAGATGGAGCTTTACTTGTAAAAGATCAAAATAGTAATATAGAAAAAATTGTATCTGGTGAAATTTCTCTTAGAGTTTTATTCTAA
- a CDS encoding GntR family transcriptional regulator: MLELFRKHEKENAKEYAYRVIKNNILILNLKPGDLINETELANSLNLSRTPIREIIMKLKAEKLIQVKPQVGTFVSPIDLNLIKEALFMRYTLEKEVLKEACINFKEENLLEMEKNLYMQKMLLNKKDALLEFHELDNEFHKLLFQGVNKGNVWEAISTISTHYKRIRIIEQKENNNYAVVDHHEAYIDIIKNKESNKIEELIHKHLKSPESKWYKIIEKNSEIQEYVINYNSQE, encoded by the coding sequence ATGTTAGAATTATTTCGAAAGCATGAAAAAGAAAATGCAAAGGAATATGCATATAGAGTTATAAAAAATAATATATTGATTTTAAATTTAAAACCAGGTGATTTAATAAATGAAACAGAATTAGCTAATAGTCTAAATTTATCTAGAACTCCAATAAGAGAAATAATAATGAAGCTTAAGGCTGAGAAGCTTATACAGGTAAAGCCACAAGTAGGAACCTTTGTATCTCCTATTGATTTAAATTTAATAAAAGAGGCACTTTTTATGAGATATACTTTAGAGAAAGAAGTATTAAAAGAGGCTTGTATTAATTTTAAAGAAGAAAATCTATTGGAAATGGAAAAAAACTTATATATGCAAAAAATGTTACTTAATAAAAAAGATGCATTATTGGAATTTCATGAATTAGATAATGAGTTTCACAAATTATTATTTCAAGGTGTCAATAAAGGAAATGTGTGGGAAGCAATAAGTACGATAAGTACTCATTATAAAAGAATAAGAATTATTGAACAGAAAGAAAACAATAATTATGCAGTTGTAGATCATCATGAAGCTTATATAGATATAATAAAAAATAAAGAAAGTAATAAAATAGAAGAATTAATACATAAACATTTAAAATCTCCTGAAAGTAAATGGTATAAAATCATAGAGAAAAATTCTGAAATACAAGAATATGTGATTAACTATAATTCTCAAGAATAA
- a CDS encoding HD domain-containing protein: MYKEILRKIVSDEVYIIIEKEVNKELLDYLFENILIKYNSLDKGHGINHIAKVIDSSIKLSNYFDVNKNMILTIAVYHDIGMIVERKTHEKHSKNILITDKELRKWFNEEEIIIMGEACEDHRASNVNEPRTIYGYIISDADRTTDINDMIERCYNFSKKNFNDNNEEEIYKRVYNHLRGKYGEGGYAKFYLEESREAIMKPYLKAQEILKNEKEFKEIYKIIVSI, translated from the coding sequence ATGTATAAAGAAATTTTAAGAAAAATAGTAAGTGATGAAGTTTATATAATTATAGAAAAAGAGGTAAATAAAGAATTATTGGATTATTTATTTGAAAATATATTGATAAAATATAATTCTTTAGATAAGGGACATGGAATAAATCATATTGCGAAAGTAATAGATTCCTCTATTAAATTATCAAATTACTTTGATGTAAATAAAAATATGATATTAACTATAGCTGTTTACCATGATATTGGTATGATTGTAGAACGTAAAACTCATGAAAAACATTCAAAAAATATTTTGATAACTGATAAAGAGCTTAGAAAATGGTTCAACGAAGAGGAAATTATCATTATGGGAGAAGCGTGTGAAGATCATAGGGCATCTAATGTTAATGAGCCAAGAACTATATATGGATATATAATTTCAGACGCTGATAGGACAACAGATATTAACGATATGATAGAGAGATGCTATAATTTTTCAAAAAAGAATTTTAATGATAATAATGAAGAAGAAATATATAAGAGAGTGTATAATCACTTAAGAGGAAAGTATGGAGAGGGTGGTTATGCAAAATTCTATTTGGAAGAAAGTCGAGAAGCTATAATGAAGCCATATTTAAAGGCCCAAGAAATATTAAAAAATGAAAAAGAATTTAAAGAAATATATAAGATTATAGTGAGCATTTAG
- a CDS encoding NAD(+) synthase: protein MDFIKVAAACPITKVADVNYNLKNIFICLDKAKKEDAKLIVFPELAITSYTCGDLFLQSSLLDKSQKAIKELVIKSSKYDMLIAIGAPLLYNNSLYNCAYIIFNGKILGIVPKSFIPNYSEFYEKRWFTEGFGLIDQTVDFDYQKDIPFGTNLIFTSEECKFAFEVCEDLWVTVPPSSYLSLLGANIIGNLSASNELVSKKDYRNSLISNQSARCMSSYIYASAGVHESTTDMLFSGHLLISENGAILKENERFQRDNELIYSIIDVYKLNSERLKNISFRDSSKFVPFKGKYIKFTFNDKTINNFDRYIDKSPFVPSNKKLREERCKEIFNIQASALAKRMEHIRLKKAVIGISGGLDSTLALLVIVKAFKLLNLDNKNIIAITMPGFGTTDRTYNNALNLCTELGCDLREINIVAASLQHFKDIGHDKDIHDVTYENVQARERTQILMDIANKEGGLLVGTGDLSELALGWCTYNGDHMSMYSVNPSIPKTLVRYLVRYVAEKEATATVSETLLDILDTPVSPELLPKSDTGEIVQKTEDIVGPYELHDFFLYHFIKNGSSKERIKFLAIHAFKNDYSEEEIDKWLDKFIYRFFTQQFKRSAIPDGPKVGSISLSPRGDWRMPSDASFNSFK from the coding sequence ATGGATTTTATAAAAGTTGCTGCTGCATGTCCAATTACGAAGGTAGCAGATGTAAATTATAATTTAAAAAATATCTTTATCTGCTTAGATAAAGCCAAAAAGGAAGATGCTAAACTAATAGTTTTTCCTGAATTAGCAATCACATCTTACACTTGCGGAGACCTATTTTTACAATCTTCCTTATTAGACAAGTCCCAAAAAGCAATAAAAGAACTTGTTATAAAAAGCTCAAAATATGATATGTTAATTGCTATAGGTGCTCCACTACTTTATAATAATTCCTTATATAATTGCGCTTATATAATATTTAACGGTAAAATACTTGGAATTGTCCCTAAATCCTTTATTCCAAATTATAGTGAATTTTATGAAAAGCGTTGGTTTACTGAAGGATTTGGATTAATTGATCAGACTGTTGATTTTGATTATCAAAAAGATATTCCTTTTGGAACTAATCTAATATTTACTTCTGAAGAGTGTAAATTCGCCTTTGAAGTTTGTGAGGATCTTTGGGTAACTGTACCTCCAAGCTCATATCTATCACTTTTAGGAGCAAATATTATAGGAAATCTTTCTGCTTCTAATGAATTAGTAAGTAAGAAGGATTACAGGAATTCTCTTATATCTAACCAAAGCGCAAGATGCATGTCTTCATATATATATGCTTCTGCTGGGGTACACGAATCAACAACTGATATGTTATTTAGCGGACATCTGCTTATTTCAGAAAATGGTGCTATTTTAAAAGAAAATGAAAGATTTCAAAGAGATAATGAGCTTATTTATTCTATTATAGATGTCTATAAATTAAATAGTGAAAGACTTAAAAATATTAGTTTTAGAGATTCTTCTAAGTTTGTTCCTTTTAAAGGTAAATATATAAAATTTACTTTTAATGATAAAACTATTAATAATTTTGATAGGTACATAGATAAATCTCCTTTTGTTCCTTCTAATAAAAAGTTAAGAGAAGAAAGATGTAAGGAAATATTTAATATACAAGCTTCAGCCCTTGCAAAACGAATGGAACACATTAGACTTAAAAAAGCAGTTATAGGTATTTCTGGCGGCCTAGATTCCACTCTGGCTTTACTAGTTATAGTAAAAGCTTTTAAACTACTTAATTTAGATAATAAAAATATTATAGCTATTACGATGCCAGGCTTTGGTACTACTGATAGAACTTATAATAACGCCTTAAATTTATGCACCGAACTTGGATGTGATTTAAGAGAAATCAATATTGTAGCAGCTTCACTGCAGCATTTTAAGGATATTGGTCATGATAAAGATATTCATGATGTTACATATGAAAATGTTCAGGCAAGGGAAAGAACACAAATTTTAATGGATATAGCAAATAAAGAAGGGGGACTTCTTGTTGGTACAGGAGATTTATCAGAATTAGCTTTAGGATGGTGTACTTATAACGGAGATCATATGAGCATGTATTCTGTTAATCCGTCTATTCCAAAAACCCTTGTAAGATATTTAGTTAGATATGTGGCAGAAAAGGAAGCAACTGCAACGGTTTCAGAAACTCTTTTAGATATATTAGATACTCCTGTAAGTCCAGAATTACTTCCAAAAAGTGATACTGGTGAAATAGTTCAAAAAACAGAGGATATAGTTGGACCTTATGAACTTCATGACTTCTTCTTATATCATTTTATAAAGAATGGTTCCTCAAAGGAAAGAATTAAATTTTTGGCAATCCATGCCTTTAAAAATGACTATAGTGAAGAAGAAATTGATAAATGGCTAGATAAATTCATTTATAGATTCTTTACCCAACAATTTAAGAGAAGTGCTATACCAGATGGACCAAAGGTGGGTTCAATCTCCTTAAGCCCTCGTGGTGATTGGAGAATGCCATCTGATGCTTCTTTTAATTCATTTAAGTAA
- a CDS encoding NfeD family protein, protein MASIIIWIIIAALVVIIDITTSNFLFSFFALGAIAAMISEIFNATVGTQIIIFLIVNLITVAIGYPLTRKSLKKKVERLPLMEEKYIGVVKEAEEDIKEEGRIKLEGIYWGIKNIGDEIKAGEKFKIISIEGIKLIVKKEGEN, encoded by the coding sequence GTGGCATCAATAATTATATGGATTATAATTGCAGCACTAGTAGTAATAATAGATATTACTACAAGTAATTTCTTATTTTCATTCTTTGCCCTAGGAGCCATTGCTGCTATGATATCAGAAATTTTTAATGCAACAGTAGGAACGCAGATTATAATATTTCTGATAGTAAATTTAATAACAGTAGCTATTGGCTATCCTTTAACACGAAAGAGTCTAAAGAAGAAAGTGGAAAGATTACCATTAATGGAAGAAAAGTACATTGGAGTAGTTAAAGAAGCAGAAGAAGATATAAAGGAAGAAGGAAGAATAAAATTAGAAGGTATTTATTGGGGAATAAAGAACATTGGGGATGAAATTAAAGCTGGAGAAAAATTTAAAATAATATCTATAGAAGGAATAAAATTAATTGTTAAAAAAGAGGGGGAAAATTAA
- the fabZ gene encoding 3-hydroxyacyl-ACP dehydratase FabZ, whose product MDIKEIMEIIPHRYPFLLLDKVESIEENKIVAVKNVTINEYFFQGHFPEEPVMPGVLIVEALAQAGAVVLLKREEFKGKIAYFGGINNAKFRKVVKPGDTLKLEVELIKIKGRAGVGKGIAYVDGKKACEAELTFMVG is encoded by the coding sequence ATGGATATAAAAGAAATTATGGAGATTATTCCTCACAGATATCCTTTTCTATTATTAGATAAGGTTGAAAGTATTGAGGAAAATAAAATAGTAGCAGTTAAAAATGTAACAATAAATGAATACTTTTTTCAAGGACATTTTCCAGAAGAACCTGTTATGCCTGGAGTTTTAATAGTTGAAGCTCTTGCTCAGGCTGGAGCAGTTGTACTATTAAAGAGAGAGGAATTCAAAGGGAAAATTGCTTATTTCGGTGGAATTAATAATGCTAAATTTAGAAAAGTTGTTAAGCCTGGAGATACTTTAAAGTTGGAAGTTGAACTTATTAAAATAAAAGGTCGTGCTGGAGTTGGAAAAGGGATTGCTTATGTAGATGGTAAAAAGGCTTGCGAAGCAGAATTAACCTTTATGGTTGGATAG